A window of Gavia stellata isolate bGavSte3 chromosome 29, bGavSte3.hap2, whole genome shotgun sequence contains these coding sequences:
- the ZBTB8A gene encoding zinc finger and BTB domain-containing protein 8A isoform X2, with protein sequence MEISSHQFHLLQQLNEQRRQDLFCDCNILVEGKVFKAHRNVLFASSGYFKMLLSQSSKETSQPTTATFQAFSPDTFTVILDFVYSGKLSLTGQNVIEVMSAASYLQMTDVISVCKTFIKSSLDISEKEKDRYFSLSDKDVNSNGVDRSCLYSAGWRAESSPPHPHVSPDQGTCMMGGNAWSNFSYYPTSQRNAQQQLSKHEQRQDSIKKSRHLGLQQPSDIPHYKSSKLEDRAAEPAGHIAQSEEQVQIEAEVESPHVGYQYGQGSDVIPRSLAVSQQEHESPHDLPRMRFKCPFCTHVVKRKADLKRHLRCHTGERPYPCEACGKRFSRLDHLSSHFRTIHQACKPICRKCKRHVTELTGQVVQEGTRRYRLCNECLAEAGIDSIRIDLEAEAPLEFPQDGDKDSRWHYGEDNRSDVEIVEDGSTDLVIQQVDDSEDEADEKEVKPNIR encoded by the exons ATGGAGATTTCTTCCCACCAGTTTCACCTCTTGCAGCAACTAAATGAGCAGCGCAGGCAAGACTTGTTCTGTGACTGCAATATCCTGGTGGAGGGAAAGGTCTTCAAGGCACATCGCAATGTGCTGTTTGCCAGCAGCGGCTATTTCAAAATGCTCCTGTCGCAGAGCTCGAAGGAGACGAGCCAGCCGACGACAGCTACTTTCCAGGCATTTTCTCCTGACACATTTACGGTTATTCTAGATTTTGTGTATTCAGGGAAACTGTCTCTCACCGGTCAGAATGTCATCGAAGTCATGTCAGCTGCTAGCTATCTGCAGATGACCGATGTTATCAGCGTGTGTAAAACGTTCATTAAGTCATCGCTGGACATCAGTGAGAAGGAGAAGGATCGCTACTTCAGTCTGTCAGACAAAGATGTAAATTCAAACGGCGTGGACCGATCCTGCTTGTACAGCGCAGGCTGGAGGGCAGAAAGCAGCCCCCCGCATCCGCACGTAAGTCCAGACCAGGGGACATGTATGATGGGCGGAAACGCGTGGAGCAATTTCAGCTACTACCCGACTTCTCAAAGAAatgcccagcagcagctgtccAAACATGAGCAACGGCAGGATTCCATAAAGAAATCCCGGCACCTGGGACTGCAGCAGCCTTCTGACATTCCTCACTATAAATCAAGCAAACTGGAGGACAGGGCTGCCGAGCCCGCGGGCCATATCGCTCAGTCTGAGGAGCAAGTTCAGATTGAAGCAGAAGTTGAATCTCCACACGTGGGATACCAGTACGGCCAAGGGTCTGACGTGATACCGAGGAGCTTGGCTGTGTCACAGCAGGAGCATGAGTCACCCC ATGATCTGCCCAGGATGCGGTTCAAGTGCCCGTTCTGCACTCACGtggtgaaaagaaaagcagaccTAAAGCGTCACCTTCGCTGCCATACAGGAGAGCGCCCTTACCCTTGTGAGGCATGTGGGAAAAGATTTAGCAGGCTAGATCACCTAAGTAGCCATTTTCGAACA ATTCATCAGGCCTGTAAGCCTATCTGCAGAAAGTGTAAACGCCACGTGACTGAGCTAACAGGACAAGTGGTCCAAGAGGGGACAAGACGTTACAGACTCTGTAATGAGTGCTTGGCTGAAGCTGGCATAGACAGTATTCGCATTGACTTGGAGGCTGAAGCACCCCTTGAATTCCCACAGGATGGGGATAAGGATTCCAGGTGGCACTACGGGGAAGACAACAGATCGGATGTGGAGATTGTGGAGGATGGGTCAACCGACTTGGTCATTCAGCAAGTTGATGACAGTGAGGATGAAGCAGACGAAAAGgaagtaaaaccaaatattAGGTAG
- the ZBTB8A gene encoding zinc finger and BTB domain-containing protein 8A isoform X1, translating to MEISSHQFHLLQQLNEQRRQDLFCDCNILVEGKVFKAHRNVLFASSGYFKMLLSQSSKETSQPTTATFQAFSPDTFTVILDFVYSGKLSLTGQNVIEVMSAASYLQMTDVISVCKTFIKSSLDISEKEKDRYFSLSDKDVNSNGVDRSCLYSAGWRAESSPPHPHVSPDQGTCMMGGNAWSNFSYYPTSQRNAQQQLSKHEQRQDSIKKSRHLGLQQPSDIPHYKSSKLEDRAAEPAGHIAQSEEQVQIEAEVESPHVGYQYGQGSDVIPRSLAVSQQEHESPRSSSKSKSSKADEQYASMPSILGVMGSWAEDDLPRMRFKCPFCTHVVKRKADLKRHLRCHTGERPYPCEACGKRFSRLDHLSSHFRTIHQACKPICRKCKRHVTELTGQVVQEGTRRYRLCNECLAEAGIDSIRIDLEAEAPLEFPQDGDKDSRWHYGEDNRSDVEIVEDGSTDLVIQQVDDSEDEADEKEVKPNIR from the exons ATGGAGATTTCTTCCCACCAGTTTCACCTCTTGCAGCAACTAAATGAGCAGCGCAGGCAAGACTTGTTCTGTGACTGCAATATCCTGGTGGAGGGAAAGGTCTTCAAGGCACATCGCAATGTGCTGTTTGCCAGCAGCGGCTATTTCAAAATGCTCCTGTCGCAGAGCTCGAAGGAGACGAGCCAGCCGACGACAGCTACTTTCCAGGCATTTTCTCCTGACACATTTACGGTTATTCTAGATTTTGTGTATTCAGGGAAACTGTCTCTCACCGGTCAGAATGTCATCGAAGTCATGTCAGCTGCTAGCTATCTGCAGATGACCGATGTTATCAGCGTGTGTAAAACGTTCATTAAGTCATCGCTGGACATCAGTGAGAAGGAGAAGGATCGCTACTTCAGTCTGTCAGACAAAGATGTAAATTCAAACGGCGTGGACCGATCCTGCTTGTACAGCGCAGGCTGGAGGGCAGAAAGCAGCCCCCCGCATCCGCACGTAAGTCCAGACCAGGGGACATGTATGATGGGCGGAAACGCGTGGAGCAATTTCAGCTACTACCCGACTTCTCAAAGAAatgcccagcagcagctgtccAAACATGAGCAACGGCAGGATTCCATAAAGAAATCCCGGCACCTGGGACTGCAGCAGCCTTCTGACATTCCTCACTATAAATCAAGCAAACTGGAGGACAGGGCTGCCGAGCCCGCGGGCCATATCGCTCAGTCTGAGGAGCAAGTTCAGATTGAAGCAGAAGTTGAATCTCCACACGTGGGATACCAGTACGGCCAAGGGTCTGACGTGATACCGAGGAGCTTGGCTGTGTCACAGCAGGAGCATGAGTCACCCCGTTCTTCTAGTAAATCGAAGTCTTCAAAAGCAGACGAGCAGTACGCGAGCATGCCCTCCATTCTAGGTGTCATGGGCAGCTGGGCCGAAG ATGATCTGCCCAGGATGCGGTTCAAGTGCCCGTTCTGCACTCACGtggtgaaaagaaaagcagaccTAAAGCGTCACCTTCGCTGCCATACAGGAGAGCGCCCTTACCCTTGTGAGGCATGTGGGAAAAGATTTAGCAGGCTAGATCACCTAAGTAGCCATTTTCGAACA ATTCATCAGGCCTGTAAGCCTATCTGCAGAAAGTGTAAACGCCACGTGACTGAGCTAACAGGACAAGTGGTCCAAGAGGGGACAAGACGTTACAGACTCTGTAATGAGTGCTTGGCTGAAGCTGGCATAGACAGTATTCGCATTGACTTGGAGGCTGAAGCACCCCTTGAATTCCCACAGGATGGGGATAAGGATTCCAGGTGGCACTACGGGGAAGACAACAGATCGGATGTGGAGATTGTGGAGGATGGGTCAACCGACTTGGTCATTCAGCAAGTTGATGACAGTGAGGATGAAGCAGACGAAAAGgaagtaaaaccaaatattAGGTAG